From a region of the Candidatus Binatia bacterium genome:
- a CDS encoding thioredoxin family protein — translation MKRTGQIVGKAARIAAALALAAGLAIATGTGTAWAGGEDWNDAQIKWMPYADGIKAARESGKPICLIFYTTWCPHCANYSRVFYDPKVVEQAKSFVMIRVDKDKARDISAQYKPDGEYIPRTYFLSPDGKLDESITEARPQYKYFYNEQDAAGILGGMSKALKKLGARSAS, via the coding sequence ATGAAGCGGACGGGACAAATCGTGGGGAAGGCTGCGCGCATCGCCGCGGCGCTGGCGTTGGCGGCGGGTCTGGCGATTGCGACCGGAACCGGCACGGCGTGGGCGGGCGGGGAAGACTGGAACGACGCCCAGATAAAGTGGATGCCTTACGCGGACGGAATAAAGGCTGCCAGGGAGAGCGGGAAGCCGATCTGCCTGATCTTCTATACGACCTGGTGCCCCCACTGCGCCAATTACTCGCGCGTGTTCTATGACCCGAAAGTGGTGGAGCAGGCCAAGTCGTTCGTGATGATTCGCGTCGACAAAGACAAGGCCCGGGACATCAGCGCCCAGTACAAGCCCGACGGCGAGTACATCCCGCGTACGTACTTCCTGTCGCCCGACGGCAAGCTCGACGAGTCGATCACCGAGGCGAGGCCTCAATACAAGTACTTCTACAACGAGCAGGACGCCGCGGGGATCCTTGGCGGCATGAGCAAGGCGCTCAAGAAATTGGGGGCGCGTTCCGCGAGTTGA
- a CDS encoding enoyl-CoA hydratase-related protein, with protein MGYQFIELTRDASGIATLMFNRPETRNAMSPAMGEEVVRAVEELRRDHSVRVVVLTGSGRAFSSGGDLGMLARDSGVPVPGETPTMGGSPRDFYARYLAIRQLPMPTIAAINGHAIGAGLCIALACDLRIAAADAKMGMTFTRLGIHPGMGGTFFLPRLVGTARACELFFTGRVFGAAEAERLGVVNQTVPRAEFDAAVRRLATEIATAAPMAVRMVKRAIYRGVEHSLDDMLDLESMQQALTFSTADAREGVTAILEKREPRFVGG; from the coding sequence ATGGGCTACCAGTTTATCGAGCTGACCCGGGATGCATCGGGAATCGCGACACTGATGTTCAACCGCCCCGAGACTCGCAACGCAATGTCGCCGGCGATGGGCGAGGAGGTCGTGCGGGCAGTCGAAGAGCTCCGGCGGGATCACAGCGTTCGCGTCGTTGTACTTACTGGTAGCGGCAGGGCGTTCAGCTCGGGGGGCGACCTCGGCATGCTGGCGCGCGATTCCGGCGTTCCCGTTCCCGGCGAGACCCCGACCATGGGCGGCTCGCCCCGGGACTTCTACGCGCGTTACCTGGCTATCCGGCAGTTGCCCATGCCGACGATCGCGGCGATCAACGGGCACGCCATCGGTGCGGGGCTATGCATCGCTCTGGCATGCGATCTGCGGATTGCTGCCGCAGACGCGAAAATGGGCATGACCTTCACCCGCCTCGGAATCCATCCCGGCATGGGCGGAACCTTCTTCCTCCCGCGTCTGGTCGGCACGGCGCGGGCGTGCGAGCTGTTCTTCACCGGGCGGGTCTTCGGCGCGGCGGAAGCCGAGCGCCTCGGGGTGGTCAACCAGACCGTGCCGCGCGCTGAGTTCGACGCCGCCGTGCGCCGGCTGGCTACTGAGATCGCCACTGCCGCGCCCATGGCGGTGCGCATGGTGAAGCGGGCGATTTACCGGGGTGTCGAGCACTCCCTCGACGACATGCTCGACCTGGAATCCATGCAACAGGCGTTAACCTTTTCTACTGCCGACGCTCGCGAAGGGGTCACGGCCATTCTCGAGAAACGCGAACCGCGGTTCGTCGGCGGATGA
- a CDS encoding tyrosine recombinase XerC, translating into MLRLIAEFERSLVVEENASTHTVRNYVSDLRQLRAHLLRQGVGIGATGKDVDLTCVDALAIRGFLAALLRRNRKSSVGRKLSATKVFFRFLVRRGHLTADPTVGVSTPKKDRQLPVHLTVDDMFRLLDAPSRQTPAGLRDRAILEVMYSCGLRVSEVVSLDWSDIDVELEVVRVRGKGGKERLVPIGRPALAALAAYRAKREALCPRRLYDPGAVCLNRRGQRLTTRSVARMVEGYVLASGLATRASPHALRHSFATHLLNAGADLRAIQELLGHSSLSTTQRYTHVNLDQLMRVYDKAHPRA; encoded by the coding sequence ATGCTGCGGTTGATTGCCGAGTTCGAGCGATCGCTGGTCGTCGAGGAAAACGCCTCGACGCACACGGTGCGCAACTACGTGAGCGATCTGCGGCAGCTTCGCGCCCATCTGTTACGGCAGGGGGTAGGGATCGGTGCCACCGGCAAAGACGTGGACCTGACCTGCGTCGACGCCCTGGCGATTCGCGGCTTCCTCGCCGCACTCCTGCGACGAAACCGCAAGAGCTCGGTCGGCCGCAAACTGTCAGCCACGAAAGTCTTCTTCCGCTTTCTCGTTCGCCGGGGTCATCTGACTGCCGATCCGACGGTCGGCGTGTCGACGCCGAAGAAGGATCGACAACTTCCGGTGCACCTCACGGTCGACGACATGTTTCGTCTTCTGGACGCGCCCTCGCGTCAGACCCCGGCGGGGCTGCGCGATCGGGCGATTCTTGAGGTCATGTACTCCTGTGGCTTGCGCGTCAGCGAAGTCGTCAGCCTCGACTGGAGCGACATCGACGTCGAATTGGAGGTTGTCCGCGTGCGCGGTAAGGGCGGGAAGGAACGGCTGGTGCCGATTGGGCGTCCGGCCCTGGCGGCACTGGCGGCGTACCGCGCCAAACGCGAGGCGCTTTGCCCGCGCCGGCTGTACGATCCCGGGGCAGTCTGCCTGAATCGCCGCGGGCAGCGCCTCACCACGCGCAGCGTCGCACGCATGGTGGAGGGCTACGTCCTCGCGAGCGGACTGGCAACCAGGGCCAGCCCGCACGCGTTGCGGCACAGCTTCGCCACGCATCTTCTCAATGCCGGCGCCGATCTGCGTGCCATTCAGGAGCTGCTCGGCCATTCGAGTCTGTCGACCACCCAGCGCTATACCCACGTCAACCTCGATCAACTGATGCGCGTCTACGACAAGGCACATCCGCGAGCCTGA
- the hslV gene encoding ATP-dependent protease subunit HslV → MEQPSGYPPTIRSTTILAVRHRGKVVVGGDGQVSFGATVMKRTAHKVRRIYEGKVLAGFAGASADAFTLFDKFEKRLEQHNGSLRRAAVELAKDWRTDRVLRRLEALLIAADRETLLVMSGSGDVIEPDDHVIAIGSGGNYALAAARALMKHTQLDARTIVEESLRLAAEICIYTNEHLTVEEL, encoded by the coding sequence ATGGAACAGCCCAGCGGCTATCCGCCGACTATACGCTCGACGACGATCCTTGCGGTACGGCACCGGGGCAAGGTCGTCGTAGGCGGAGACGGACAGGTAAGCTTCGGGGCCACGGTGATGAAGCGAACCGCCCACAAGGTGCGCCGCATATACGAGGGCAAGGTACTGGCCGGTTTCGCCGGCGCCAGCGCCGACGCCTTCACGCTGTTCGACAAGTTCGAGAAACGGCTCGAACAGCACAACGGTAGTCTGCGGCGCGCCGCGGTGGAACTGGCCAAGGACTGGCGCACCGATCGCGTCCTGCGCCGTCTCGAAGCGCTGCTCATTGCCGCCGATCGCGAAACCCTGCTCGTCATGTCGGGCAGCGGCGATGTCATCGAGCCTGACGACCACGTCATCGCCATCGGCTCGGGCGGCAACTACGCCCTCGCCGCCGCGCGGGCGTTGATGAAGCATACCCAGCTCGACGCTCGCACGATCGTGGAAGAGTCGTTGCGCCTGGCCGCCGAGATCTGCATTTACACCAACGAGCACCTGACGGTGGAAGAGTTGTAG